The sequence below is a genomic window from Nostoc flagelliforme CCNUN1.
ATTTTAGAAGCATGAGAGCTTCACCACTAAATATTAGGGTACAGGATATTGACCACTGCGGCATAGTCGCAGGCATCTGTGATGAGATGAATCTAGTAGAACAAATTAACCGACTACTGGGAACTCACTCTCAAGAAATCATCAGTGCAGGTCAAGTTGTAAAAGCGATGATTTTAAACGGATTAGGGTTTGTGAGTGCGCCATTATATTTGTTTGAAAAGTTTTTCGTTGGCAAAGCTACAGAGCATCTTTTAGGAGAAGGAATACGTCCAGAACACTTAAACGATGACCGTTTGGGTCGAGTATTAGACAAATTGTATGAGGCTGGACTAACTGAAGTATTTGTGACAGTGGCGATTTGTGCAGCACGTAAATTCGGGGTCAAAATGGACAGCCTGCACCTCGATTCAAGTTCATTTCACGTTGATGGTGATTACATAAACAACCCAACAGCACAGGAGGCGGCGGAACCAGGAGGAATCGAAATTACCTATGGCTATTCAAGAGATCACCGCCCAGACTTGAAACAATTTATTTTAGACCTGATGTGCAGTGGGGATGGAGACATCCCGCTATACCTAAGAGTTGGAGACGGTAATGAATCGGACTCAGCGATGTTTGCTACCATAATCGCTGATTTTCAAAGGCAGTGGCAGATAGATGCTTTGTTTGTTGCAGATGCGGCCCTTTACACTGAAGAAAATTTGCAACAAATGAAACATCTTCGTTGGGTATCGAGAGTACCAGGCACCCTAACTGCGGCAAAAATGCTGTCAGAGAATATCCCAGAACAAGCATTCAATGACAGTGCAATGCCTGGGTATGAGATCGCAGCAATTTGTAGTGAGTATGGTGGTATACGACAACGTTGGTTGGTAGTTGAAAGTCAAGCGAGAAAAGATGCCGACCTCAAGCAGCTGGAAAAACGTTTAACTAAGCAATTATCAAAAGCCCAATCTGAACTGAGGCTGTTGTTAAACCAGGAATTTGCTTGCTCAAAAGATGCTCTGATTGCTGCACAACGCCTCAGCTCTAAGTTGCCCTTACACCAACTGGCTAATATCCAGGTGAATGAGGTAAAAAAACATACTGGACGTGGTAGACCCAGTAAGGATGCTTCCCCCACCTTTTACTACCAAGTTGATGCTTCACTTGAACCCAAGGAAATAGCGATCGCCATCGAAACCAAACGAGCCGGAAGATTTATTTTAGCCACCAATGTCCTTGATGCCGAAGAACTGAGCAATGACGATATTTTACGTGAATATAAGGCACAGCAGTCTACTGAGCGTGGTTTCCGATTTCTCAAAGACCCTTTATTTTTTACTTCAAGTGTGTTCCTCAACTCGACTGAGAGAGTCGCCGCACTAGCAATGGTTATGGGTTTGTGCCTGCTTGTTTATAGTCTTGGTCAAAAAGCTCTACGTCAAGCTTTGGA
It includes:
- a CDS encoding IS1634 family transposase, with product MRASPLNIRVQDIDHCGIVAGICDEMNLVEQINRLLGTHSQEIISAGQVVKAMILNGLGFVSAPLYLFEKFFVGKATEHLLGEGIRPEHLNDDRLGRVLDKLYEAGLTEVFVTVAICAARKFGVKMDSLHLDSSSFHVDGDYINNPTAQEAAEPGGIEITYGYSRDHRPDLKQFILDLMCSGDGDIPLYLRVGDGNESDSAMFATIIADFQRQWQIDALFVADAALYTEENLQQMKHLRWVSRVPGTLTAAKMLSENIPEQAFNDSAMPGYEIAAICSEYGGIRQRWLVVESQARKDADLKQLEKRLTKQLSKAQSELRLLLNQEFACSKDALIAAQRLSSKLPLHQLANIQVNEVKKHTGRGRPSKDASPTFYYQVDASLEPKEIAIAIETKRAGRFILATNVLDAEELSNDDILREYKAQQSTERGFRFLKDPLFFTSSVFLNSTERVAALAMVMGLCLLVYSLGQKALRQALERAKKTIDNQLGKPTSTPTLRWVFQCFMSIHLVTIAQIKQIANLTHERQWILQFFGAPCRKYYLLS